One Aliidongia dinghuensis genomic region harbors:
- a CDS encoding S53 family peptidase, with translation MAERRYLPLEGSVRKAPTGATLLGPVDQTQLLTVSVYLRPHAKPPLGARLDHAGFARDYGARPANVARIERYAADHGLMVADVDPARRLVRLAGTVDALCRAFRTKLDRYGVGAGEHRGRSGPLYVGDDIADLVLGVFGLDDRPQARAQYRLAPAAAAATSFTAPEIAQLYDFPPGDGSGETIALIELGGGFVQSDLDGYFKALGLATPTVTAVPVDAGRNTPTGDPNGPDGEVMLDIEVAGAVAPGATIGVYFAPNTEQGFIDAITQAIHDTKLKPSVLSISWGAPESTWTQQAVTVMDQAFQTAASLGVTVCVAAGDGGSSDGATDGLAHADFPASSPNVLGCGGTHVTAATDGTAIASETVWNDGAQGGAGGGGISALFPVPAYQQDLALPPSANAGAGPGRGVPDVAGNADPQSGYQVLVDGQATVIGGTSAVAPLWAGLIARLNGTLGQPVGFINPFLYAHAATCHDITQGNNGAYEATQGWDACTGLGSPDGSALLAALQAAGATPSPAPSPTQASA, from the coding sequence ATGGCCGAAAGACGATACCTGCCGCTCGAGGGCTCCGTGCGCAAGGCGCCGACGGGGGCGACGCTGCTCGGCCCCGTCGATCAGACGCAGCTCTTGACCGTCAGCGTCTATCTGCGCCCGCACGCGAAGCCGCCCTTGGGCGCCCGTCTCGACCATGCCGGGTTCGCCCGGGACTATGGCGCGCGTCCTGCCAACGTCGCCCGCATCGAGCGCTACGCCGCCGACCACGGGTTGATGGTGGCCGACGTCGATCCGGCCCGGCGCCTGGTGCGGCTTGCCGGCACGGTCGACGCCCTCTGCCGCGCGTTCCGCACCAAGCTCGACCGCTACGGCGTCGGGGCTGGGGAGCATCGCGGCCGCAGCGGCCCGCTCTATGTCGGCGACGACATCGCCGACCTGGTGCTGGGCGTGTTCGGGCTCGACGATCGTCCGCAGGCGCGTGCGCAGTATCGCCTCGCCCCGGCTGCCGCGGCCGCGACCAGCTTCACCGCGCCCGAGATCGCCCAGCTCTATGACTTCCCGCCGGGCGACGGCAGCGGCGAGACGATCGCGCTCATCGAGCTCGGCGGCGGCTTCGTGCAGAGCGATCTCGACGGCTATTTCAAGGCGCTCGGCCTTGCGACGCCGACGGTCACGGCGGTGCCGGTCGATGCCGGCCGCAACACCCCGACCGGCGACCCGAACGGCCCCGACGGCGAGGTCATGCTCGACATCGAGGTCGCTGGCGCCGTCGCCCCTGGTGCCACGATCGGCGTCTATTTCGCGCCCAACACCGAGCAGGGCTTCATCGACGCCATCACCCAGGCGATCCATGACACGAAGCTGAAACCGTCCGTGCTGTCGATCAGCTGGGGTGCCCCGGAATCGACCTGGACCCAGCAGGCGGTGACCGTGATGGACCAGGCGTTCCAGACGGCGGCGAGCCTCGGCGTCACCGTCTGCGTCGCGGCCGGCGACGGTGGCTCGAGCGACGGGGCGACCGACGGTCTCGCCCATGCCGATTTCCCGGCGTCGAGCCCGAACGTGCTCGGCTGCGGCGGCACGCACGTCACGGCTGCCACGGACGGCACCGCAATCGCGAGCGAAACCGTCTGGAACGACGGTGCCCAGGGCGGCGCCGGGGGCGGCGGCATCAGCGCGCTCTTTCCGGTGCCGGCCTATCAGCAGGACCTGGCGCTGCCGCCGTCGGCCAATGCCGGCGCTGGTCCAGGGCGTGGCGTGCCGGACGTCGCCGGCAACGCCGACCCGCAGAGCGGCTATCAGGTGCTGGTCGACGGCCAGGCGACGGTAATCGGCGGCACCAGCGCCGTGGCGCCGCTGTGGGCCGGGCTCATCGCCCGCCTGAACGGCACGCTCGGCCAGCCGGTCGGCTTCATCAACCCGTTCCTTTACGCCCATGCCGCGACCTGCCACGACATCACGCAGGGCAACAACGGCGCCTACGAGGCGACCCAAGGCTGGGACGCCTGCACCGGGCTGGGCTCGCCCGATGGCAGCGCCTTGCTGGCCGCTCTGCAGGCGGCGGGCGCCACCCCCTCGCCGGCTCCGTCCCCGACGCAAGCGTCGGCATAG
- a CDS encoding DeoR/GlpR family transcriptional regulator, with the protein MSETGPSERVTGDTGAGERRGATARHQGIVALVRQRGFMAIEALANHFDVTVQTIRRDLNQLSEEGRVLRYHGGAGLPSSVENIDYTARQVMNPVEKERIARLVATEIPAHASLFINIGTTTEAVARALAGHQDLRVITNNLNVAATLARSTDFKIILTGGTVRNRDGGIVGTASSDMIGQFRVDYGIIGISGIDEDGTLLDFDADEVRAAQAILRNSRQVFLVADHTKFARRPMVRMGSITEVTALFTDEPPPPAIQRLLGEHDVALKIAPKV; encoded by the coding sequence ATGAGCGAGACGGGGCCAAGCGAACGGGTGACCGGCGATACAGGGGCTGGCGAACGGCGGGGCGCCACGGCACGCCATCAAGGTATCGTGGCGCTCGTCCGGCAGCGCGGCTTCATGGCGATCGAGGCGCTCGCCAATCATTTCGACGTCACGGTCCAGACCATCCGCCGCGACTTGAACCAGTTGTCGGAAGAGGGCCGCGTGCTGCGCTATCACGGCGGCGCCGGCCTGCCGTCGAGCGTCGAGAACATCGACTATACCGCGCGCCAGGTCATGAACCCGGTGGAGAAGGAGCGGATCGCCCGGCTCGTCGCGACCGAAATCCCGGCCCACGCGTCGCTGTTCATCAATATCGGCACGACGACGGAGGCGGTCGCCCGCGCGCTCGCCGGGCACCAGGACCTGCGCGTCATCACCAACAACCTCAATGTCGCGGCAACACTCGCGCGCAGCACGGATTTCAAGATCATCCTGACCGGCGGCACCGTGCGCAACCGCGACGGCGGCATCGTGGGTACGGCGTCCAGCGACATGATCGGCCAGTTCCGCGTCGATTACGGCATCATCGGCATCAGCGGCATCGACGAGGACGGCACGCTGCTCGATTTCGATGCCGACGAGGTGCGCGCGGCCCAGGCGATCCTGCGCAACTCGCGCCAGGTGTTCCTGGTCGCCGACCATACGAAATTCGCCCGCCGGCCCATGGTGCGCATGGGGTCGATCACCGAGGTGACGGCGCTGTTCACCGACGAGCCGCCGCCGCCGGCGATCCAGCGGCTGCTCGGCGAGCATGATGTCGCGCTCAAGATCGCGCCGAAAGTTTAG
- the glpK gene encoding glycerol kinase GlpK produces the protein MSRFVGALDQGTTSTRFIIFDRQGQIVAVAQKEHQQIYPKPGWVEHDPLEIWRNTREVMAEALIKADIRPADLKAVGITNQRETTVLWDRRTGQPLHNALVWQDTRVDQMVAGFTREGGQDRFRAKTGLPLASYFSGLKLRWLLQNVEGAREKAAAGDALFGNIDTWILWNMTGGRNGGLHVTDVTNASRTQLMDLATLDWDKGMLDTFDIPRACLPQIRSSSEVYGQAHGELEGVPVAGILGDQQAALVGQTCFAPGEAKNTYGTGCFLLMNTGEKLVPSTCGLVTTVGYKFGDQPVRYALEGSIAITGALVQWLRDNLGLIHSSGEIESLAASVEDNGDVYFVPAFSGLYAPYWKESARGVVAGLTRFAGRGHLARAALEATAYQTRDVLDAMEKDSGIAIRELRSDGGMVVNELLMQFQADILDVPVVRPKVTETTALGAAYAAGLATGYWQGEDDLKRNWGVDKTWAPAMDEGRRGRLYASWQKAVRRSFDWID, from the coding sequence ATGTCACGATTCGTCGGCGCGCTCGATCAGGGCACGACCAGCACCCGGTTCATCATCTTCGATCGCCAGGGCCAGATCGTCGCCGTGGCGCAGAAGGAGCACCAGCAGATCTATCCGAAGCCCGGCTGGGTCGAGCATGATCCGCTGGAGATCTGGCGCAACACGCGCGAGGTCATGGCCGAGGCGCTGATCAAGGCGGACATCCGGCCGGCCGACCTCAAGGCGGTCGGCATCACGAACCAGCGCGAGACGACGGTCCTGTGGGACCGCCGGACCGGGCAGCCGCTGCACAATGCGCTGGTCTGGCAGGACACGCGCGTCGACCAGATGGTGGCGGGTTTCACCCGCGAGGGCGGCCAGGACCGCTTCCGGGCGAAGACCGGCCTGCCGCTCGCCAGCTATTTCAGCGGGCTCAAGCTCCGTTGGCTGTTGCAAAACGTCGAGGGTGCGCGCGAGAAGGCGGCGGCCGGCGACGCCCTCTTCGGCAATATCGACACCTGGATCCTGTGGAACATGACGGGCGGCCGGAACGGCGGGCTGCACGTGACGGACGTGACCAACGCGAGCCGCACCCAGCTCATGGATCTGGCGACGCTCGACTGGGACAAGGGCATGCTCGACACGTTCGACATTCCGCGCGCCTGCCTGCCGCAAATCCGGTCTTCGAGCGAGGTCTACGGCCAGGCCCATGGCGAGCTCGAGGGCGTGCCGGTCGCGGGCATCCTGGGCGACCAGCAGGCCGCCCTCGTCGGCCAGACCTGCTTTGCCCCGGGCGAGGCCAAGAACACCTATGGCACCGGCTGCTTCCTCCTGATGAACACCGGCGAGAAGCTGGTGCCGTCGACCTGCGGCCTGGTCACGACCGTCGGCTACAAGTTCGGCGACCAGCCGGTGCGCTACGCGCTCGAGGGCTCGATCGCCATTACCGGCGCGCTGGTGCAGTGGCTGCGCGACAATCTGGGCCTCATCCACTCGAGCGGCGAGATCGAGAGCCTCGCCGCCTCGGTCGAGGACAATGGCGACGTCTATTTCGTCCCAGCCTTCTCGGGCCTTTATGCGCCCTATTGGAAGGAAAGCGCGCGCGGCGTCGTCGCCGGCCTGACGCGCTTTGCCGGCCGCGGGCATCTGGCGCGGGCGGCGCTCGAGGCGACGGCCTACCAGACGCGCGACGTGCTCGACGCCATGGAGAAGGACTCGGGCATCGCCATCCGCGAACTGCGTTCCGACGGCGGCATGGTGGTGAACGAGCTGCTCATGCAGTTCCAGGCCGACATCCTCGACGTGCCGGTGGTCCGGCCGAAGGTGACGGAGACGACAGCGCTGGGGGCAGCCTACGCGGCTGGGCTCGCGACCGGCTACTGGCAG